A genome region from Euphorbia lathyris chromosome 4, ddEupLath1.1, whole genome shotgun sequence includes the following:
- the LOC136227187 gene encoding uncharacterized protein: MWPSIALEKSDDRLRSYRARLDRLTADEVMWMPYGPDAITDIPRTTYAEWIRYRDVIEPYMLGRCLRQLGYVQTIPRPILRPLKSVLPSSNLKYRVEVPADMTEDLWTSFPEAVVLVLSRFTLARTPSDCEEQYMPWYYLHSHPRLLPEMPAPGPTIHTRSNSEVWVSRFANWGEGALEAMNLLDEDVATEWRQSYDQILDAWHSAK; this comes from the exons ATGTGGCCATCTATAGCGTTGGAGAAGAGTGATGATCGACTGAGATCATATCGCGCCCGACTTGATAGATTGACTGCTGATGAG gtgatgtggatgccgtatggTCCTGATGCCATTACGGATATCCCTAGGACGACATACGCCGAATGGATACGTTATAgggatgtgatcgagccgtacatGCTGGGGAGATGCCTTCGCCAGCTCGGTTACGTGCAGACCATACCCAGACCGATCTTGAGGCCGTTGAAGTCCGTACTTCCTTCGTCCAACTTGAAGTATCGGGTAGAAGTGCCCGCCGATATGACGGAGGATCTTTGGACCTCGTTTCCCGAGGCGGTCGTGCTTGTATTGTCTCGATTCACTCTAGCACGGACTCCTTCGGACTGTGAGGAGCAGTACATGCCGTGGTACTACCTGCATTCACACCCTCGGCTACTGCCGGAGATGCCTGCACCCGGACCAACTATTCATACTCGCTCGAACAGCGAAGTG TGGGTTAGCCGTTTTGCTAACTGGGGAGAAGGTGCATTGGAGGCGATGAACCTTCTTGATGAGGATGTTGCGACTGAGTGGAGACAGTCGTACGACCAGATTTTGGAtgcttggcattcggccaagtga